A DNA window from Lepidochelys kempii isolate rLepKem1 chromosome 9, rLepKem1.hap2, whole genome shotgun sequence contains the following coding sequences:
- the DYNLT2B gene encoding dynein light chain Tctex-type protein 2B yields the protein MGEPLGPPSLENSYSLRPAFQHKFRSSAVKECIHAILKENLANVQYNPEETPGLTQSLSETIKDRLKAEGFHRYKMVVQVVIGEQRGEGVNMAARCFWDADTDNYAQDVFINDSLFCVVAAFGCFYY from the exons ATGGGGGAGCCGCTGGGCCCGCCGAGCCTCGAGAACTCGTACAGCCTGCGGCCGGCCTTCCAGCACAA ATTCCGATCTTCTGCAGTAAAAGAGTGCATCCATGCGATACTGAAGGAGAATCTAGCCAATGTGCAATACAACCCAGAGGAAACGCCGGGGCTCACACAGTCCTTATCAGAGACAATTAAAGATAGACTGAAAG CAGAGGGATTTCACCGATATAAAATGGTGGTGCAGGTTGTGATTGGAGAACAGAGAGGTGAAGGAGTGAA CATGGCTGCGCGGTGTTTCTGGGATGCTGACACTGACAACTATGCCCAGGATGTTTTTATTAAT GACAGTCTGTTCTGCGTGGTagctgcatttggctgtttctatTACTGA